Proteins from a genomic interval of Heteronotia binoei isolate CCM8104 ecotype False Entrance Well chromosome 5, APGP_CSIRO_Hbin_v1, whole genome shotgun sequence:
- the LOC132571875 gene encoding zinc finger protein 345-like, whose amino-acid sequence METKVSEAEGALSEGSQRMQAQECAQDAVSSAADLEETAGGFQGFSLEKIKNEDADEHLGGTDGQRQERRNTGDDQRNEEDEDLDHLSTNIVKNEDMRGNLVNEVELNRQKGSHMVKKRDKPSFCQGGIFHEVIHMVEETYKCLECGMNLSDQSQYNAHLQMHSGKKAHQCLECGETMICRAEFLRHQRTHTGNKPYSCSICSKSFSEKSDLVQHQRIHSGENLFICSESGMACSDRGKRNIKHNIMKAHKCFWCGKHFRSRSQLLVHQRIHRGEKPFECSECGMKFSQRGHLQQHQRNHKGEKPFECTDCGKKFSRRGTLQQHQRIHTGEKPFACLECGVRFSQRSNLKQHQRTHTGEKPFECSECGKRFSQSGTLQQHQRIHTGEKPFECSECGKRFSRSDALQSHLRNHTGEKPFECLECGKRFSHSGALQIHLTTHTGEKPYECSECWKRFSQLGHLQQHQRTHIGEKPFECSECGKSFSQLGNLQQHQRTHIGEKPFECSECGKKFTQLRNLQEHQRTHTGEKPFECSECGKRFIRSGALQQHQRTHSGEKPFECSECGIKFSQRGHLQRHQIIHIGEKPFECSECGKRFSQCGNLQQHQRTHKGEKPFECSECAKRFSRSGNLQRHQRIHTGEKPFECSDCGKKFRHSCSLREHQRTHAGEKPFECSEGGETFRLSYSLLEHQRTHTEEKPFKCSECGKRFRLNRNLQEHQRIHTGEKPFECSECGKRFSHSGNLQQHQRTHTGEKPFECSECAKRFSRSNALQNHLRTHTGEKPFECSECGKRFSQSGTLQRHQRNHTREGHATS is encoded by the exons CTGCAGATCTAGAGGAGACAGCTGGAGGATTCCAGGGGTTCTCCTTGGAAAAAATAAAGAATGAGGATGCTGACGAACACTTGGGAGGTACAGATGGACAGAGGCAGGAGAGAAGAAACACAG gggatgatcagaggaatgaggaagaTGAGGACTTGGATCATCTATCAACAAATATAGTCAAGAATGAAGACATGAGGGGAAACTTGGTGAATGAAGTTGAACTGAACAGGCAGAAAGGCAGCCACATGGTGAAGAAGAGAGACAAACCCAGTTTTTGCCAAGGTGGGATTTTCCATGAAGTAATTCACATGGTGGAGGAAACATAcaagtgcttggagtgtggaatgaaCTTATCAGATCAGTCCCAATATAATGCCCATTTACAAATGCACAGTGGTAAGAAGGCCCATCAATGCTTGGAATGTGGAGAGACCATGATTTGCAGAGCAGAGTTCCTTAGACATCAAAGAACTCATACAGGGAACAAACCTTATAGCTGCTCAATCTGTAGCAAGAGCTTCTCTGAGAAATCAGACCTTGTTCAACACCAGAGAATTCACTCAGGAGAAAACCTATTTATCTGCTCAGAATCTGGAATGGCATGCTCTGATAGAGGAAAACGTAATATAAAGCACAATATAATGAAGGCACATAAATGCTTTTGGTGTGGAAAACACTTCAGATCCAGATCACAACTCCTTGTGCACCAAAGGATCCAcagaggagagaaaccttttgaatgctcagagtgtggaatgaAATTCAGTCAGCGTggccatcttcagcagcatcaaagaaaccacaaaggggagaagccttttgaatgcacagattgtggaaagaaattcagtcggaggggcactcttcaacagcatcaaaggatccacacaggggaaaagccttttgcaTGTTTAGAGTGTGGCGTGAGATTCAGTCAGCGTAGCAATCttaaacagcatcaaagaacccacacaggggagaaaccttttgaatgctcagagtgtggaaagagattcagtcagagtggcactcttcaacagcatcaaagaatccacacaggggagaaaccttttgaatgctcagaatgtggaaagagattcagtcggagtgacgcTCTTCAAAGTCACCTGAgaaaccacacaggggagaagccttttgaatgcttagagtgtgggaagagattcagtcacagtggtgcTCTTCAAATTCACCTAacaactcacacaggagagaaaccctatgaatgctcagagtgttggaagagattcagtcagcttggtcatcttcaacagcatcaaaggacccacataggagagaagccttttgaatgctcagagtgtgggaagagtttcAGTCAGCTTGgcaatcttcagcagcatcaaagaacccatataggggagaagccttttgaatgctcagagtgtgggaagaaattcactCAACTTCgcaatcttcaagagcatcaaagaacccacacaggggagaaaccttttgaatgctcagaatgtggtaAGAGATTTATTCGGAGTGGcgctcttcaacagcatcaaagaacccactcaggagaaaagccttttgaatgttcagagtgtggaattAAATTCAGTCAGCGTGGCCATCTTCAACGACATCAAATAATCCAtataggggagaagccttttgaatgctcagagtgtggaaagaggttcagccagtgtggcaatcttcaacagcatcaaagaactcacaaaggggagaagccttttgaatgctctgagtgtgcaaagagattcagtaggagtggcaatcttcaacggcatcagagaatccacacaggagagaagccttttgaatgctcagactgtggaaagaaattcagacaCAGTTGTAGTCTCCGAGAACATCAAAGAACTCatgcaggagagaaaccttttgaatgttcagagggTGGAGAGACATTCAGATTGAGTTACAGTCTTCtggagcatcaaagaacccacacagaggagaaaccttttaaatgctcagagtgtggaaagagattcaggttgAATCGCAATCTTCAggagcatcaaagaatccacacaggggagaaaccgtttgaatgctcagagtgtggaaagagatttagtcacagtggcaatcttcagcagcatcagagaacccacacaggggagaaaccttttgaatgctccgagtgtgCAAAGAGATTTAGTCGGAGTAATGCTCTTCAAAACCatctaagaacccatacaggggagaagccttttgaatgctcagagtgtgggaagagattcagtcagagtggcactcttcagcggCATCAAAGAAATCACACAAGGGAAGGACATGCAACTTCTTAG